The following coding sequences are from one Anser cygnoides isolate HZ-2024a breed goose chromosome 10, Taihu_goose_T2T_genome, whole genome shotgun sequence window:
- the LOC106037920 gene encoding histone H2A type 2-B: protein MSGRGKSGGKARAKAKSRSSRAGLQFPVGRVHRLLRKGNYAERVGAGAPVYLAAVLEYLSAEILELAGNAARDNKKTRIIPRHLQLAIRNDEELNKLLGGVTIAQGGVLPNIQAVLLPKKTQSSKK, encoded by the coding sequence ATGTCGGGCCGCGGCAAGTCCGGCGGCAAGGCGCGGGCCAAGGCCAAGTCGCGCTCGTCGCGGGCCGGGCTGCAGTTCCCCGTGGGCCGCGTGCACCGGCTGCTGCGCAAGGGGAACTACGCGGAGCGGGTGGGCGCCGGGGCGCCGGTGTACCTGGCGGCCGTGCTGGAGTACCTCTCGGCCGAGATCCTGGAGCTGGCGGGCAACGCGGCCCGCGACAACAAGAAGACGCGCATCATCCCGCGGCACCTGCAGCTCGCCATCCGCAACGACGAGGAGCTCAACAAGCTGCTGGGCGGCGTGACCATCGCGCAGGGCGGCGTCCTGCCCAACATCcaggccgtgctgctgcccaaGAAGACGCAGAGCTCCAAGAAGTGA
- the HMCES gene encoding abasic site processing protein HMCES codes for MCGRTACSLGADLLRRACAYRDRRGRRRQPEWVREERYRPSYNKGPQSSGPVLLSRKHLQQDADSSERVLMDMRWGLVPSWFKEDDPSKMQFKTSNCRSDTMLSKFSYKGPLLKGKRCVVLADGFYEWQQCSGGKQPYFIYFPQTKDDLAEGEGGEDGDEEWKGSRLLTMAGIFDCWEPPAGGEALYTYTIITVDASKDLSFIHHRMPAILDGEEAIRKWLDFAEVPTQEAVKLIQPTENIVFHPVSTFVNSVRNDTPECLAPIELGAKKEVKATASSKVMLGWLKNSQEASPKKKENELPRWTSQFIPSPSPKKSSAGILQQWLGKEGEPAAKKRKA; via the exons ATGTGCGGCCGCACCGCCTGCTCGCTGGGCGCCGACCTCCTCCGCCGGGCCTGCGCCTACCGGGACCGGcggggcaggcggcggcagCCCGAGTGGGTGCGGGAGGAGCGGTACCGGCCCTCCTACAACAAGGGCCCGCAGTCCAGCGGCCCCGTGCTGCTGTCCCGCAAGCACCTCCAGCAG GATGCAGACTCCTCTGAGCGGGTCCTCATGGACATGCGGTGGGGCCTGGTTCCCTCCTGGTTCAAAGAGGACGACCCCtccaaaatgcagtttaaaaCCTCCAACTGCCGCAGCGACACCATGCTGAGCAAGTTCTCCTACAAG GGCCCTCTCCTCAAGGGCAAGCGCTGCGTGGTGCTGGCGGATGGCTTCTACGAGTGGCAGCAGTGCAGCGGGGGCAAGCAGCCCTACTTCATTTACTTCCCCCAGACCAAGGATGACCTG GCCGAGGGGGAAGGTGGGGAAGATGGAGACGAGGAATGGAAGGGCTCGAGGCTGCTCACCATGGCTGGGATTTTCGACTGCTGGGAGCCGCCGGCGGGAGGAGAAGCGCTGTACACCTACACCATCATCACCGTGGACGCCTCGAAGGACCTGAGCTTCATCCACCACAG GATGCCGGCCATCCTGGACGGAGAAGAGGCCATCAGGAAATGGCTGGACTTCGCTGAAGTGCCCACCCAGGAGGCGGTTAAACTCATCCAGCCCACGGAGAACATCGTTTTCCACCCCGTCTCCACCTTTGTCAACAGCGTGCGCAACGACACGCCCGAGTGCCTTGCACCCATCGAGCTGGGAGCCAAGAAG GAGGTCAAAGCCACCGCGAGCAGCAAAGTGATGCTGGGCTGGTTAAAAAACTCCCAGGAGGCCTCCcccaagaagaaagaaaatgaattgcCCAGGTGGACGAGCCAGTTCATCCCCAGCCCTTCGCCCAAGAAAAGCAGCGCAGGTATCCTGCAGCagtggctggggaaggagggagagccGGCTGCAAAGAAACGCAAGGCTTAG